In Bacteriovorax sp. Seq25_V, a single genomic region encodes these proteins:
- a CDS encoding RNA-binding protein has protein sequence MGSQLYVGNISFNTKEEDLKNFFSAAGTVNSAKIIMDRETGRSRGFGFVEMSSAEEAEQAVATLNGKELGGRDLRVNIAEEKKDRGPRRRF, from the coding sequence GTGGGATCACAACTTTACGTAGGCAACATTTCTTTCAACACTAAAGAAGAAGATCTTAAAAACTTTTTCTCTGCAGCTGGAACAGTAAACTCTGCTAAAATCATCATGGACAGAGAAACTGGAAGAAGCCGTGGATTTGGATTTGTTGAAATGTCTTCAGCTGAAGAAGCTGAACAAGCTGTAGCTACTTTAAACGGTAAAGAGCTAGGCGGAAGAGACCTAAGAGTAAATATCGCGGAAGAAAAGAAAGATCGCGGACCAAGAAGAAGATTCTAG
- a CDS encoding SAM-dependent methyltransferase, translating to MLENKKYSKTELVELVKQRAFFKNKEKYPPREHSKKIDRLLGIKVSKIEQSLLKKYPPYYKTDNSGRKKHNLDTQLWIGLHPQVLQTPYVDIVNFLEQLEDFKLERFVDLGAGYGRIGVVLGSIFPAASFIGYELLDKRIQEGIRSFDRFELSDRCTMAGQDILARDFEIPQADVYFIYDFSNKDDLRVILNQLCQIGRERDIFLVTKGKWSTSLIQNSYSNFTQGFNPLITERWSIFSNFVSFS from the coding sequence TTGTTAGAAAATAAAAAGTACTCAAAAACGGAGCTCGTTGAACTTGTAAAACAACGAGCTTTTTTTAAAAATAAAGAAAAGTATCCTCCCCGTGAGCATTCTAAAAAGATTGATCGACTACTTGGTATAAAGGTTTCCAAGATTGAACAATCGCTACTAAAGAAATATCCCCCATATTATAAGACAGATAATAGCGGTAGAAAGAAACACAATCTCGACACACAACTTTGGATCGGACTACATCCACAGGTCTTACAGACACCATATGTTGATATTGTAAACTTTCTTGAACAACTTGAAGACTTCAAGCTTGAACGTTTTGTTGACCTTGGTGCTGGTTATGGCCGCATTGGCGTAGTACTTGGAAGTATATTTCCTGCAGCTTCATTCATTGGTTATGAACTCCTAGATAAGCGCATTCAGGAAGGCATTAGAAGTTTTGATCGCTTTGAACTGAGTGACCGCTGTACAATGGCCGGACAAGATATTCTTGCTCGCGACTTTGAAATACCACAAGCCGATGTTTATTTTATCTACGATTTCAGTAACAAGGACGACTTGAGAGTTATTCTTAATCAGTTATGTCAAATTGGTCGGGAAAGAGATATTTTTCTGGTAACGAAAGGGAAGTGGTCAACAAGCCTAATCCAAAATAGCTACTCAAACTTTACCCAAGGATTTAATCCATTGATCACCGAGCGTTGGTCAATTTTTTCAAATTTTGTATCGTTTAGTTAA
- a CDS encoding barstar family protein: MRREIQISGSFITTMEEFHQEISMMLSFPSYYGNNLDDLLDCLLSYIDPNISIYWLNSKISQKNLENQFDQIIEVFDRVKNEYSSFEYYLN; this comes from the coding sequence ATGAGAAGAGAAATTCAAATATCAGGTTCATTTATCACAACAATGGAAGAGTTCCATCAAGAAATATCTATGATGCTAAGCTTTCCTAGCTACTACGGAAATAATCTTGATGACCTGCTTGACTGCCTACTAAGTTATATTGACCCTAATATCTCTATCTACTGGCTAAATAGTAAGATCAGCCAAAAAAATCTTGAAAATCAATTTGATCAAATTATTGAAGTCTTTGATCGCGTAAAGAATGAATACTCTTCTTTTGAATATTATCTCAACTAA
- the mltF gene encoding membrane-bound lytic murein transglycosylase MltF, translating into MKNFIILFCLTFSHLAVARSIADIQKSKTLEILTRNAPTTFYLDKDGKPAGLDFELGTLIARELGVLPKFILKDSISDIIASLSTGYGDLALAGLSETKEREKLFIFSDPYQKIQEQLICDKKFVIKDLSKLSELKTTVVKDSSYEQTLKELNIKFKATKEFNTEELLGKVFNKEIDCTVADSNIVSIILRSYPELKIQKSFKEEGIVGVLRKSNTDIVTVINKVIKDNQKNGILPKLIDKYYGHINDFDYYDLKVFKKRINQRLKKYRKYFEKAGAKYGLDWRLLAAISYQESHWNRLAKSYTGVRGLMMLTNDTAKEMKVRNRLNAAESIYGGAAYLTKLIDRVPAYIHSTDRLWMAVASYNVGYYHMRDARSIAVWKDKNPNFWKDVREVLPLLSDKKYYRKVPYGYARGVEPVLYVKRIRHYYDILKSEFP; encoded by the coding sequence ATGAAAAATTTTATAATCTTATTTTGCTTAACTTTTTCGCATCTTGCAGTTGCTCGCTCTATTGCTGATATTCAAAAATCAAAGACTCTCGAGATATTAACTCGTAATGCACCCACAACATTTTATCTTGATAAGGATGGCAAGCCCGCAGGCCTCGACTTCGAACTAGGCACTCTCATCGCAAGAGAACTTGGCGTTCTTCCTAAATTCATTTTAAAGGATTCAATATCCGACATTATCGCATCATTATCTACTGGCTATGGTGACCTTGCCCTCGCTGGCCTTTCTGAAACAAAGGAGAGAGAGAAGTTATTTATCTTTTCAGATCCTTATCAAAAAATACAAGAACAACTTATTTGCGATAAGAAGTTTGTTATAAAAGACCTTTCTAAACTTTCTGAACTTAAAACAACTGTCGTTAAGGACTCTAGCTATGAGCAAACACTAAAAGAACTGAATATCAAATTTAAAGCGACAAAAGAGTTCAACACCGAGGAGCTTTTGGGTAAGGTCTTCAATAAAGAGATAGATTGTACAGTAGCCGATTCTAATATTGTCTCAATTATATTGCGTTCATATCCAGAACTTAAGATACAGAAGTCATTCAAAGAAGAAGGAATTGTTGGTGTACTTCGAAAATCCAACACTGATATTGTGACTGTGATAAACAAAGTTATTAAGGATAATCAAAAGAATGGAATACTTCCTAAACTAATTGATAAATACTATGGTCACATCAATGACTTCGATTACTACGACCTTAAAGTATTTAAAAAGCGAATCAATCAACGTCTAAAAAAGTATCGAAAGTATTTTGAAAAGGCCGGTGCTAAGTATGGCCTTGACTGGCGATTGCTCGCGGCCATTTCGTACCAAGAGAGTCACTGGAATCGTCTAGCTAAAAGCTATACCGGAGTGAGAGGACTGATGATGCTAACAAACGACACTGCTAAAGAGATGAAGGTTAGAAATCGTCTCAATGCTGCGGAGTCTATTTACGGTGGAGCTGCTTATCTCACAAAACTCATCGACCGTGTCCCTGCCTACATACACTCAACAGACCGTCTGTGGATGGCCGTTGCTTCATATAATGTCGGTTACTATCATATGAGAGATGCTCGAAGTATTGCTGTTTGGAAAGATAAGAATCCTAATTTTTGGAAGGATGTTCGTGAGGTACTTCCGTTGCTTTCTGATAAGAAGTACTACAGAAAAGTCCCGTATGGCTATGCTCGTGGGGTTGAGCCGGTTCTCTATGTAAAGCGAATTAGGCATTACTACGATATTTTGAAGAGCGAATTCCCATAA
- a CDS encoding N-acetylmuramoyl-L-alanine amidase, giving the protein MSKTYILIFTFILSFSVSAKRVLIDPGHGGEDCGAKAKLWQNKRLVVICEKDIALAIAKKVKTLVNKSNRHTAYLTRTIDKELDLDKRSKLADTIKADIFVSIHLNAATIKSSNGFETYYLDNHKDEVIKKVERAENRNGSNGQEMIVNNILTDLIIERVAPKSKELGQAVHSKLTSILPKKYKMSDRGLKPGMFYVLALSKRPAILIEVGFLTNENEAKLTISGKFQDQFAKSVADGILAFLDKNSEPNLF; this is encoded by the coding sequence ATGTCAAAAACTTATATCCTAATTTTCACTTTCATCCTCTCGTTTAGCGTTAGTGCAAAACGTGTTCTCATCGATCCAGGACATGGTGGAGAAGACTGTGGCGCAAAAGCGAAGCTATGGCAGAATAAGCGCCTCGTAGTAATCTGTGAGAAAGATATCGCTCTTGCGATTGCTAAGAAAGTTAAAACCTTAGTAAATAAGTCAAATCGTCATACAGCATACTTGACTCGTACCATCGACAAAGAACTAGACCTTGATAAAAGAAGTAAACTTGCAGACACAATAAAAGCCGACATATTCGTCTCGATTCACCTCAATGCTGCAACTATTAAGTCGTCAAATGGTTTTGAAACTTATTATCTTGATAACCACAAAGACGAAGTGATCAAGAAAGTCGAAAGAGCAGAAAACAGAAATGGCAGCAATGGCCAAGAAATGATCGTTAATAATATACTCACAGATCTTATTATCGAGAGAGTTGCACCAAAATCTAAAGAGTTAGGACAGGCCGTACACTCAAAATTAACAAGTATCTTACCGAAAAAGTACAAGATGTCAGACCGCGGCCTCAAACCAGGTATGTTTTATGTACTTGCTCTTTCAAAACGACCAGCAATCTTAATTGAAGTTGGATTTCTTACGAATGAGAATGAAGCTAAGCTAACGATATCAGGAAAATTTCAAGATCAATTCGCCAAATCTGTCGCTGATGGTATACTAGCTTTTCTCGATAAAAACTCCGAACCAAATCTATTCTAG
- a CDS encoding response regulator, protein MKFLVVDDEALIRQFITLVLENNFESPSIFEATNSKDAIDLCMQHRDFDGVITDFEMPGGNGDLLLNHLYDSMFKGKVVLHTSRDLNELGEATKNYSGSNRLHYIQKPTLFKEFTKLLCDLFTSVNDEEYRRVKIAYFYRYNKALCDVYLKINDEKYLKIIHASDHYTKADISKYIDRNLDYLYVKDQDLEAFANQVGSTPFLKFIATNEGLEDKEESFVRIHTILKELISSVGVDKTVIETAEVYVKTVDEVMADNKNLTNLLFKLRHRRDYLYDHSFLTACLASFLVKKMSWYNPKMLEKLCFSALFHDITLVDPEIALVHDIRSSEIRKFSIEEITAFKNHPLQVAKLLENLPIFDQDVENIISAHHELEDGQGFPKKLQGRSLRPLTCIFILAHEFVRLMYIQNFDERSHKDILTYLFNTYNSGNFRDVLDALYQTLQLNPLTED, encoded by the coding sequence ATGAAATTTTTAGTCGTTGACGATGAAGCTTTGATCAGACAATTTATCACTCTTGTCTTAGAAAACAACTTCGAGAGTCCATCAATATTTGAGGCCACTAACTCCAAGGATGCAATTGATCTTTGTATGCAGCATCGCGACTTTGATGGTGTTATCACTGACTTTGAGATGCCAGGTGGAAATGGTGATCTGCTTCTAAATCATCTCTATGATTCGATGTTTAAAGGAAAAGTAGTTCTACATACATCGAGAGATCTCAATGAGCTAGGTGAGGCCACAAAGAATTACTCGGGTTCAAATAGACTTCATTATATTCAAAAGCCAACTTTGTTTAAGGAATTTACTAAACTTCTTTGCGATTTATTTACAAGTGTTAATGATGAAGAGTATCGCCGAGTTAAGATTGCATATTTCTATCGCTACAATAAGGCTCTTTGTGATGTTTATCTAAAAATAAATGATGAAAAGTATCTAAAGATTATTCATGCCTCGGATCATTATACTAAAGCAGATATTTCTAAGTACATCGATCGTAACCTCGATTATCTCTATGTGAAAGATCAAGACCTAGAGGCCTTTGCAAATCAAGTTGGTTCAACACCATTTTTAAAATTCATTGCTACTAATGAGGGACTTGAAGATAAAGAAGAGTCCTTTGTTAGAATACATACAATTTTGAAAGAGCTAATTTCATCAGTAGGGGTGGATAAGACTGTTATTGAAACAGCTGAAGTCTATGTCAAGACAGTTGATGAAGTGATGGCCGATAACAAGAATCTCACTAATCTTCTTTTCAAGTTAAGACATCGTAGAGACTACTTATATGATCATAGTTTTTTAACCGCGTGTCTCGCCTCATTTCTTGTGAAGAAAATGAGTTGGTATAATCCAAAAATGTTAGAAAAGTTATGCTTCAGTGCCCTCTTTCACGATATAACTCTTGTTGACCCTGAGATTGCGCTTGTTCATGATATTAGAAGCTCTGAGATTAGAAAATTTTCAATTGAAGAAATTACAGCATTTAAAAACCATCCGCTTCAGGTCGCTAAGCTTTTAGAAAATCTACCAATTTTTGATCAGGATGTTGAAAATATTATTTCTGCTCATCACGAGCTAGAAGATGGCCAAGGATTTCCAAAAAAGTTGCAGGGGAGAAGTCTTCGCCCTCTTACTTGTATTTTTATTCTTGCCCATGAGTTTGTGAGATTAATGTATATTCAAAATTTTGATGAGAGATCTCATAAAGATATACTAACTTATCTTTTCAATACGTATAATTCTGGTAACTTTCGAGATGTGCTCGATGCTCTTTATCAGACATTACAGCTTAATCCTCTGACAGAGGACTAA
- a CDS encoding class I SAM-dependent methyltransferase yields MKEQIINRLKKNFKHRAKWARRNGFEAYRVYEKDLPDFPFLVDIYKNYAVVHFKGKKEIDEVKGHDQLLLDAIEEVCEIPKDNIIYKERRQQDDEFKYAKSNEKGIEFVINEGDLKFIVNLTKYIDTGLFLDHRPLRQKLIKEAEGKKVLNLFCYTGSLSVASAMGASSVTSIDMSNTYLDWAEENFKLNNLNLENHFFYREDVFKFFEKNKEKNNEFYDLIIMDPPTFSQSKKMEGTLDIQRDHIELIKKCTQILKKGGKLYFSNNLRSFKLDDELFRHYNIKELTKWSIPEDFKDMKIHCLYEIMKKDTV; encoded by the coding sequence ATGAAAGAGCAAATAATCAATCGATTAAAAAAGAATTTTAAACATAGAGCGAAATGGGCCCGCCGCAATGGTTTTGAGGCCTATCGTGTTTACGAAAAAGACCTCCCCGACTTTCCATTCCTTGTTGATATTTACAAGAACTATGCTGTAGTACACTTCAAGGGAAAAAAAGAAATTGATGAGGTTAAAGGACATGATCAACTTCTTCTTGATGCTATTGAAGAGGTTTGTGAAATACCGAAAGATAATATCATCTACAAAGAAAGAAGACAGCAAGATGATGAATTCAAATATGCCAAAAGCAATGAAAAAGGAATTGAATTTGTTATTAACGAAGGAGATTTGAAGTTCATCGTTAATCTCACAAAGTATATTGACACAGGTCTATTTCTTGACCACCGCCCTCTTCGTCAAAAGCTAATTAAAGAAGCTGAAGGAAAAAAAGTACTCAATCTCTTTTGCTATACAGGATCACTATCTGTCGCAAGTGCGATGGGCGCAAGTTCTGTGACAAGTATTGATATGTCTAATACCTATCTTGACTGGGCCGAAGAGAATTTCAAACTTAACAACCTAAATCTCGAAAATCATTTCTTCTACCGTGAAGACGTATTTAAATTCTTTGAAAAGAACAAAGAAAAAAATAATGAATTCTACGATCTTATCATTATGGATCCTCCAACGTTTTCTCAATCAAAGAAAATGGAAGGAACACTTGATATTCAAAGAGATCATATCGAACTTATCAAGAAGTGTACTCAGATCTTGAAGAAGGGCGGAAAACTTTACTTTAGTAACAACCTTCGCTCTTTTAAGTTAGATGATGAGTTATTTAGACACTACAACATCAAAGAACTAACGAAGTGGAGTATCCCTGAAGACTTCAAGGATATGAAAATTCATTGTCTCTATGAAATTATGAAAAAAGACACAGTTTAG
- a CDS encoding amidoligase family protein, protein MSKNKVSKLAAYLSLSGMMYNCSHIPGLGRDVSSEGFVPQTAYEAWGTLNHSATSYQATALFVEEGVEVPGMGSGVSWGAEKEASSSLVTRVMGPPPEVFKGRLETLTPDNQELFLRDFLGNYKKDANGYRTFKNEQGLKVDLARDVVDAEGNPKLIDLSKLKALDVENASLEELTAVFDDFLAQTDGRPMSFIKPQIRMKMFNGNLPGLDGKFFATTRNYRGAYQPNYNLWVPNFGKAQKYLINAHGHNGGVGGGWEMNFVPLSTYGEFEEMVSWFRNELSQVIKDPYELERKVKLFQAPGHQRMVFTKHSNLPADKLAELYRMVQTYIVLSGVQGNTGIEFANFKKIVPDSDLKSLDARYDRGVIRVEGDRWAPNTLGIEFRAGTKDLDVARFYQTVLAARVTANDYDGLAGIDDYSLYNNKVMDTKYISQKTGALMTDVAKAKAVLDAVGIKEGYRIQLWDWTHKKVPYLSSTKKSLLRTLTKDYIERVAKIDPNSPNAKESVRALGREWTRASRLTADIENYMRPKRKFTYSKDVLNFKVPEGRQLVSEITDVNKIDLGIEYSGKFPLAVRGDFSKDRLEDGKRAWIQTKVDLSSEEREAIIKKVAMDLKRELKGVEGPTKVDSDGHGHGLDVSYTIRDSKNRKWIVEWDGIGRSYTPEGEIIEGSSRGGSIELVTPKFTPELNEMNAVYKAFEANNILPQLTSGGGHINIDLAAFDGKPKELARFLSVFHEHRSVISLMFQHVARSHTSEQLDLSNNLVQALKNFDGTEDELKKLLYNERYFNTRFGRKSRYVQLDLSAYYQDIIPEEFITDDFDISNPTTPWRRQFRVDPKIRKAEFRMFNAPRDAMESALQVKLVRAMLSKALNETEPVGGKVAMMTHKTYLADQNKAFSDLEKMCNDLGLDINEYRPAVAEGLAETEKTLRSPFYVPLNERLKNNPHQKGWGNASDARPADQSLASEGRAWEPGPADQYNTMTNEHRVEAARKGQQMRNGIVPARELPYEFVKTQNCTQLINSIL, encoded by the coding sequence ATGAGTAAAAATAAAGTTTCAAAATTAGCAGCATATCTCTCTCTCTCTGGGATGATGTATAACTGCTCTCACATTCCAGGTCTTGGTAGGGATGTTTCAAGTGAAGGCTTTGTCCCTCAAACAGCCTATGAAGCATGGGGTACTCTTAATCATTCGGCGACCAGTTATCAGGCGACAGCTCTTTTTGTTGAAGAGGGTGTTGAAGTTCCTGGGATGGGATCTGGTGTTTCATGGGGGGCCGAGAAAGAAGCTTCATCGAGTTTAGTTACTCGTGTAATGGGGCCACCTCCTGAAGTATTTAAGGGACGACTCGAAACTCTAACTCCTGATAATCAAGAGTTATTTTTAAGAGACTTTTTAGGTAATTATAAGAAAGATGCCAATGGGTATAGAACATTTAAAAACGAACAAGGTCTAAAAGTCGACCTTGCTCGTGATGTGGTGGATGCAGAGGGTAATCCTAAACTTATTGATCTTTCAAAGCTTAAAGCTCTCGATGTGGAAAATGCATCACTTGAAGAGTTAACTGCTGTATTCGATGATTTCCTAGCACAGACTGATGGAAGACCAATGTCTTTTATCAAGCCACAAATTAGAATGAAGATGTTTAACGGAAATCTTCCTGGTCTTGACGGAAAGTTCTTTGCGACAACAAGAAATTATCGTGGAGCTTATCAGCCAAATTATAATTTATGGGTGCCAAATTTTGGAAAGGCACAAAAATATCTCATCAACGCTCACGGCCACAATGGTGGTGTAGGTGGTGGTTGGGAAATGAACTTTGTACCACTGTCTACTTATGGAGAGTTTGAAGAAATGGTTTCATGGTTTAGAAATGAGCTAAGCCAAGTGATTAAAGACCCATATGAGCTCGAAAGAAAAGTTAAGTTATTCCAGGCCCCTGGTCACCAGAGGATGGTTTTTACAAAACACTCGAATCTTCCAGCAGATAAGCTTGCTGAACTATATAGGATGGTTCAAACCTATATTGTACTTAGTGGGGTTCAAGGAAACACTGGTATCGAGTTCGCTAACTTTAAAAAGATTGTGCCGGATAGTGACCTAAAGTCTCTCGATGCTCGTTATGATCGTGGTGTTATTAGGGTTGAAGGGGACCGCTGGGCACCGAATACACTTGGTATTGAGTTTAGGGCCGGAACAAAAGATCTCGATGTCGCAAGGTTTTATCAAACAGTATTAGCGGCTCGTGTAACAGCAAATGATTATGATGGGCTTGCTGGAATTGATGACTATTCACTCTATAATAATAAAGTGATGGATACGAAGTATATTTCTCAAAAAACTGGTGCTCTTATGACGGATGTCGCGAAGGCGAAAGCTGTTCTTGATGCGGTCGGTATCAAAGAGGGGTATCGTATTCAGCTTTGGGATTGGACTCACAAAAAAGTTCCATATCTTTCAAGTACGAAGAAATCACTTCTTCGAACGCTGACAAAAGATTATATCGAGCGAGTGGCAAAGATCGATCCTAATTCTCCAAATGCAAAAGAAAGTGTTCGTGCACTTGGTAGGGAATGGACTCGAGCTTCAAGACTTACAGCAGACATTGAAAACTATATGAGACCGAAGAGAAAGTTTACGTATAGCAAAGATGTCTTAAACTTCAAAGTTCCTGAAGGAAGACAGCTGGTATCTGAAATTACTGATGTCAACAAGATCGATCTCGGTATTGAATACTCAGGAAAATTTCCATTAGCTGTAAGAGGAGACTTTTCTAAAGATCGCCTTGAAGATGGAAAGAGAGCGTGGATTCAAACGAAAGTTGACCTTTCAAGTGAAGAGCGTGAGGCCATCATTAAGAAAGTTGCTATGGACTTAAAGCGAGAGTTAAAAGGTGTCGAGGGACCAACGAAAGTAGATTCTGATGGTCACGGTCACGGTCTTGATGTTTCATATACAATTCGCGATTCTAAAAATAGAAAATGGATTGTTGAGTGGGACGGTATAGGACGTAGTTATACTCCTGAAGGGGAAATTATTGAAGGCTCTTCAAGGGGGGGATCAATTGAGCTTGTAACTCCTAAGTTTACTCCTGAGCTTAATGAGATGAATGCTGTATACAAAGCATTTGAGGCCAATAATATTCTTCCTCAACTGACTTCAGGTGGGGGACATATTAATATTGACCTTGCGGCCTTTGATGGAAAACCAAAAGAACTTGCAAGATTTCTTTCTGTCTTCCATGAGCACCGTAGTGTGATCTCATTAATGTTCCAGCATGTGGCAAGGTCTCATACTTCAGAACAACTTGATCTGAGTAATAACCTTGTACAGGCACTTAAAAACTTTGATGGGACTGAAGATGAGTTAAAAAAGCTTCTCTATAATGAAAGATATTTTAATACACGCTTTGGAAGAAAGTCTCGTTATGTACAGCTTGATTTATCAGCTTACTATCAAGATATAATACCAGAAGAATTTATTACAGATGACTTTGATATTTCTAATCCTACGACACCATGGAGAAGACAATTTAGAGTTGATCCAAAAATTAGAAAGGCCGAGTTTAGAATGTTTAATGCTCCTCGTGACGCAATGGAATCTGCACTACAAGTGAAGCTTGTAAGGGCGATGTTATCAAAAGCACTTAATGAAACAGAACCAGTAGGTGGTAAAGTTGCTATGATGACACATAAAACGTACTTAGCAGATCAGAACAAGGCCTTTAGTGATCTAGAGAAAATGTGTAATGATCTCGGTCTTGATATTAATGAGTATCGACCTGCTGTTGCGGAAGGGTTAGCAGAAACAGAGAAAACATTACGTTCACCATTCTATGTCCCTCTTAACGAGAGATTGAAAAATAACCCGCATCAAAAAGGTTGGGGGAATGCTTCAGATGCTCGACCTGCAGATCAGTCATTAGCTTCCGAGGGAAGAGCTTGGGAACCTGGTCCAGCAGATCAGTACAATACAATGACCAATGAGCATAGAGTTGAGGCCGCAAGAAAAGGGCAACAAATGAGAAATGGAATTGTTCCGGCAAGAGAGCTACCATACGAGTTTGTTAAGACTCAAAATTGCACCCAGCTTATTAATTCGATTCTTTAA
- a CDS encoding response regulator yields the protein MKFLFVEDEIELLELYEIFLDDMNVNYSLAKDGLEALELLAKDKYDYIFSDIRMPNMDGFELLQAIQNKEISVKSFVFITANVDVSREEASSKGASDILYKPLPHKKLKLYIEELLGDSK from the coding sequence ATGAAATTCTTATTTGTTGAAGACGAAATTGAACTACTAGAACTATATGAAATATTCTTGGATGATATGAATGTTAACTATAGCCTAGCTAAAGATGGTCTCGAGGCCCTCGAACTCCTTGCTAAAGATAAATACGATTATATCTTCTCTGATATTAGAATGCCCAATATGGATGGCTTTGAACTTCTTCAGGCCATTCAAAATAAAGAGATCTCAGTCAAGTCCTTCGTCTTCATCACGGCCAATGTCGATGTCTCTCGCGAGGAGGCATCATCAAAAGGTGCAAGTGATATTCTCTATAAACCACTGCCCCATAAGAAATTAAAATTATATATCGAAGAGTTACTTGGTGATTCAAAATAA
- a CDS encoding peptide chain release factor 3, with protein sequence MDNAKRATFAIISHPDAGKTTMTEKLLWFGQVIRETGMVKSKHGNYAKSDWMEMEKERGISISSSVMSFPYEERAMHLLDTPGHKDFSEDTYRTLTAVESVLMMIDSAKGVEEQTIKLMEVCRMRDTPIITFMNKYDRDALDPFELIDNIESILSIQCVPMTWPIGSGVDFKGVYDLKTKKIMSFKETNDPFKPTIIDASNLDDEKLNKYIGPALMEKLRNDLDMIAELMPEFDEEEFLAGIMTPVYFGSALNNFGVKETLDMFAKAAPGPASREVRLYPYNEDAQTRKLLPTEDKFTGFIFKIQANMDKKHRDRVAFMRVCSGRFERGQKIFHTRTEKEIKVASPLIFQAQDREITEYALPGDIIGIHDTGKFQIGDTFSEGEKITFTGIPCFAPEIFQKVLLKDPMKAKQLDKGLQQLSEEGTVQLFKRSSTNEKILGAVGMLQFEVVKRRLEDEYGVRGEYEPFPFQAVRWLKFTNEREMDTFLSKNSSNIAYDNKERPCFIVRSEWDLKLVQEKFPDVQFFKNSDFK encoded by the coding sequence ATGGATAATGCAAAACGCGCAACATTTGCGATCATCTCCCACCCGGATGCTGGTAAGACAACAATGACAGAAAAGCTCCTGTGGTTTGGACAGGTTATTAGAGAAACCGGGATGGTTAAAAGTAAGCATGGAAACTATGCTAAATCTGACTGGATGGAAATGGAAAAAGAGAGAGGAATCTCGATTTCATCTTCAGTTATGTCTTTTCCTTACGAAGAAAGAGCAATGCACCTTCTCGACACTCCGGGACACAAGGACTTCTCTGAAGATACTTACCGAACACTTACAGCTGTTGAAAGTGTACTCATGATGATCGACTCGGCCAAGGGTGTTGAGGAACAAACAATTAAACTTATGGAAGTTTGTCGTATGCGTGATACTCCAATTATCACATTTATGAACAAGTACGACCGTGATGCTCTTGATCCATTTGAGCTCATCGATAATATTGAGAGTATTCTCTCAATTCAGTGCGTTCCGATGACATGGCCAATTGGAAGTGGAGTTGACTTCAAAGGTGTTTATGATCTTAAAACAAAGAAGATCATGTCTTTTAAAGAAACAAATGATCCTTTCAAACCAACTATTATTGATGCTTCTAACCTCGATGATGAAAAACTTAATAAGTATATTGGCCCTGCTTTAATGGAAAAGCTTAGAAATGATCTTGATATGATCGCTGAGCTTATGCCTGAGTTTGACGAAGAGGAATTTCTTGCGGGAATTATGACTCCTGTCTACTTTGGTTCAGCTCTTAACAATTTTGGCGTTAAAGAAACACTGGATATGTTTGCCAAAGCGGCTCCGGGACCAGCATCGAGGGAAGTAAGGCTTTATCCATACAACGAAGATGCGCAGACCAGAAAACTTCTACCAACTGAAGATAAATTCACAGGCTTTATCTTTAAGATACAAGCGAATATGGACAAGAAACACCGTGACCGTGTAGCTTTCATGCGTGTTTGTTCTGGCCGATTTGAAAGAGGACAAAAGATCTTTCACACAAGAACAGAAAAAGAAATTAAAGTCGCCTCACCACTAATCTTCCAAGCACAGGACAGAGAAATTACAGAGTATGCTCTTCCGGGGGATATTATCGGTATTCATGACACTGGAAAATTTCAAATTGGTGACACTTTCTCAGAGGGGGAAAAAATTACTTTCACAGGAATTCCGTGTTTTGCTCCTGAGATCTTTCAAAAGGTTTTATTAAAAGACCCAATGAAAGCTAAGCAACTTGATAAAGGCCTTCAACAACTTTCAGAAGAGGGAACAGTTCAGCTCTTTAAAAGAAGCTCAACAAATGAGAAAATTCTTGGTGCTGTTGGTATGCTTCAGTTTGAAGTTGTTAAAAGAAGACTTGAAGATGAATATGGGGTTCGTGGGGAATATGAGCCTTTCCCTTTCCAGGCCGTAAGGTGGCTTAAATTTACAAATGAACGCGAAATGGACACCTTTTTAAGTAAGAACTCCTCAAATATTGCTTACGATAATAAAGAGAGACCATGTTTTATTGTAAGAAGTGAATGGGACCTCAAGCTTGTTCAAGAGAAGTTCCCAGATGTTCAGTTCTTTAAGAATAGTGATTTTAAATAA